Sequence from the Syntrophorhabdales bacterium genome:
TTGTCGGGCAGCAGGCTCGGCGCTTTTTTGAGTGGGCGGTGTGTACCCAGGAGCGTGACAGGCAGCGCGTCAAACGCGTAGATCACTTCCTCAGGCACGTCTGCGAGCGTGCTCCCCACAACTTTCTTCCCGCTCGATTTTTTCCATTCCCGTATCGAGGCATAAGGATCCCTTGCGTAATCCACCACCTTATTGAGGTCAAGATTCTCCCACATAGTGCCTCCAGAGCGTTTGTGAAAGTTTTACTTTGCTGCCATAGGCTAACGCGTGCCCGTTTTGTTGTCAATTGTTTTATACTATCTTTTGCATACAGATTGTTGCATACAAATTTCCACGGCGAATTTCTGGACCAGGGACGGCCGTCGGTATGTGGTAGCGAGTCATGGCCGATTTTAAATTCATGGGGCGCGCTCTGCGCCATCGTAACTATCGACTCTTCTTCGGAGGCCAGGGTGTATCTCTCGTAGGCACCTGGATGCAGCAGGTAGCCCTGAGCTGGCTTGTCTACCGCCTCACCGACTCAGCGCTTCTTCTCGGGCTCGTCAGTTTTGCCACACAGTTTCCGACATTTCTGCTTACCTCCCTCGGGGGAGTGCTGGCAGACAGGTGGCACCGCCTTCGCCTACTCATAGTGATCCAATCTCTGGCGGCTATTCAGGCCTCAACCCTAGCCTTGCTGACACTCACCGGCCACATAGTCATCTGGCACATATTTGTTCTCGGCATCTGCATGGGTGTTATCACGGCATTCGACGTCCCGACAAGGCAGTCCCTCGTCAGTGATATGGTCGAAAAGCAGGAGGACCTCGGGAATGCGATAGCGCTCAACTCATTGATGTTTAATGGGGCGAGGCTTGTAGGCCCGACTATCGCAGGGTTGCTTTTGAGCGTTGTCAGCGAAGGCGTCTGTTTCATCCTCAACGCATTAAGCTTCATGGCGGTGATCGCTGCTCTCGCCGCAATGAAGATGCCTCATCTCACGGCAAAGCCGAGGAAGGAAAAGATTCTTCTCGGCTTGAAGGAGGGATTCGAATACGGGTTCGGGTTCAAGCCCATCAGGTACTTGCTGATGAATCTTGCCCTCCTCTCTCTGGCGGGCATGCCCTATACTGTACTGATGCCCGTCTTTGCAAGGGATGTGCTGGCTGGAGGCCCGCACACGCTCGGCTTTCTCGTTGCGATGTCAGGGGTAGGGGCTCTCATCAGTGCAGTCTACCTCGCATCGCGCAAATCTGTTATCGGCCTGGGGAAGCTGGTGGCCCTGGCCGGCTTTATTTTTGGGTCTTCCCTTTTCTTATTCTCGCTTTCTCGCTATGTGTCGCTTTCTCTTCTCTTGAGTCTCTGCACGGGCTTTGGTTTCATGAGCGTCATAACCTCGACCAACACGATCCTCCAGACCATAAGCCCGGAAGACAAGCGAGGGAGGGTGATGAGTCTCTACACCATGGCATTCATGGGGATGACGCCTTTTGGAAGCCTGATTATAGGTGCTCTGGCCAACAATGTGGGGGCTCCCCGGGCAGTCACCATAGGCGGAATCATTTGCATTCTCTCTTCCTACCTTTTTTTCTCCAGGCTGCCCGTCTTCAGGAGTCTCATCCGTCCTATCTACATAGAAAAGGGCATCCTCAGCGAATTGCAGTAAGGCGCGGTCTCTTGACAGTGCCTGTTGCATACAGCATACTTTAGCGCTCATGAAACGCTACAGCCTTCACCGCGACACATCAACCTACAAGCAGCTTATAGACTATGAAAAAGAGCTGAATGAGGAGCAGCTCCAAGTGGTCACCGCAGAACCCGGTCCCATACTTGTCATAGCAGGTGCCGGAAGCGGCAAAACAAGGGTAGTCACATACCGGGTGGCCCGTCTGCTCGAGAAGGGAGCCTCCCCCAACAGCATCCTTCTCCTGACATTTACAAACAAGGCAGCCAGGGAGATGCTTCACAGGGTCGAGCATCTCGTAAAGATCGATACGCGTTACATCTGGGGTGGTACTTTCCACCACATAGGCAACATGGTTTTGCGCCAGAATGCTCGCAGGATAGGCTATCACGGTCACTTCACGATACTTGACAACGAAGACGCAAAGGACCTGATAGAAGTTGTGACAAGGGATGCGAACATCGACCGTAAAGAGAGGCGATTCCCGAAGGGAAACGTGTTGAAGGAAGTATTCAGTTATGCAGCCAACACGATGATGTCGCTGGAAGAAGCGATCCGGGAGAGGTTCCCTTACTTCGTAGATATTCTTGAGGAGATCACGCTTCTGGCAAGGCGATATGAGGAGAAGAAGAGGGCCATGAACGCAATGGACTTTGATGACCTCCTTGTGTTCTGGCACAGTATACTGAAGGAGGACGAATCTCTGCGCCAATTCTACGCTTCGACGTTCAGCAACATACTCGTCGATGAATACCAGGACACGAACAGAATACAGGCAGAGATTGTGGACTTCATGGGCTTGATCAACCGGAACGTAACCGTGGTGGGAGACGACGCGCAGAGCATTTATTCATTCAGGGGGGCAAACTTTCAGAACATCCTCGAATTTCCGCGTCGCTACCCCGAGGCAACAATATTTAAGCTCGAAACGAATTACAGGAGCACGCCCGAAATACTGGGTCTCGCCAACAATTCCATTGCGCATAACCTGAATCAATTTGAAAAGAGACTGAGAGCGGTAAAGAGGCCCGGTCCCACGCCGGTACTCACGCCCGCCCGCGACGTCCTGCAGCAGGCTGAATTCGTGGCCCAGAGGATACTGGAACTCAGAGATGAGGGCGTTCCTCTCGATGAGGTGGCTGTCCTCTACCGGGCACACTATCACTGCATGGAATTGCAGATGGAGCTGACTCGGAGGGGTATCCCTTTTGAGGTGAGAAGCGGGCTGCGCTTTTTTGAGCAGGCGCACATCAAAGACGTGGTTGCGCACATGCGGGTGCTGGCTAACCCGACTGATGAGATTTCCTGGAAGCGCATACTTAAGATGGCTCCGCACATAGGGAAAAAAACCGCAGAACGGGCCTATGAGTACCTGAAGAATGCAGACGATCCCATCCGCCTTTTTATAACCAGGGAAATAGGAGAGCGGCTGAAGAAGATATCGCAGAATGTTCTTGATTCCTGGTCAAGACTCTTCGCCGAGCTTGAGGGGCTTAAGGATCGTGAAGCTCTCTCTGATATGATATCCGCTGTACTGGAACACGGGTACACCGATTACCTGAAGCTCAATTATCCCAATTATGAATCCCGTCTTGAGGATCTGACGCAGCTTATGAATTTTTCCACAAAGTACCAGTCACTGGATTCTTTCTTGAGTGAGCTCTCGTTAATGGGGGGCGTGAGCGGCGAAGAGGTGGTCTCTGCCGGCTATGAGGATGAAAGGGCCGTGCTGAGCACCGTGCACCAGGCAAAAGGCCTTGAGTGGAAAGTCGTCTTCATAATCTGGGCCGCCGAAGGTAGATTTCCCAATCCAAAGGCGCTGGAGGAGGGCGCGCTTGAGGAAGAGCGCAGGCTTTTTTACGTGGCAAGCACGCGCGCCATGGATCAACTCTATCTCTGCTACCCGCTCACCGTTTTTGATAAGCAGATAGGACTTGTTATCCTGAAGCCATCGCGCTTCATATCGGAACTGAAGGCAATCCATTACGAAGAATGGCAGATATCAGATTTTTGACACAATCCTCCTAGGCCTAATCGTGCCCTCGCAAAAAACTCGTCTTTAGACACAGGCAGCTCCTAGGCACACTTTTTGCTTGGAGACCCGTGTATCATCATGTCCTTGAGAGGTTGCGGATACGATTTACGCGTTGGTGTTTGTGCAGCGCTTGTTGCGCGGTGGGAGTCAGACAGGGAGAGGGAGAGATGGTAGGAAAAATTTTCGCATGGCTGCTCGGCCTGGCACTCTTTAACTTCGCCCTCTTCAGTGTCTGCTTTT
This genomic interval carries:
- a CDS encoding ATP-dependent helicase, with the translated sequence MKRYSLHRDTSTYKQLIDYEKELNEEQLQVVTAEPGPILVIAGAGSGKTRVVTYRVARLLEKGASPNSILLLTFTNKAAREMLHRVEHLVKIDTRYIWGGTFHHIGNMVLRQNARRIGYHGHFTILDNEDAKDLIEVVTRDANIDRKERRFPKGNVLKEVFSYAANTMMSLEEAIRERFPYFVDILEEITLLARRYEEKKRAMNAMDFDDLLVFWHSILKEDESLRQFYASTFSNILVDEYQDTNRIQAEIVDFMGLINRNVTVVGDDAQSIYSFRGANFQNILEFPRRYPEATIFKLETNYRSTPEILGLANNSIAHNLNQFEKRLRAVKRPGPTPVLTPARDVLQQAEFVAQRILELRDEGVPLDEVAVLYRAHYHCMELQMELTRRGIPFEVRSGLRFFEQAHIKDVVAHMRVLANPTDEISWKRILKMAPHIGKKTAERAYEYLKNADDPIRLFITREIGERLKKISQNVLDSWSRLFAELEGLKDREALSDMISAVLEHGYTDYLKLNYPNYESRLEDLTQLMNFSTKYQSLDSFLSELSLMGGVSGEEVVSAGYEDERAVLSTVHQAKGLEWKVVFIIWAAEGRFPNPKALEEGALEEERRLFYVASTRAMDQLYLCYPLTVFDKQIGLVILKPSRFISELKAIHYEEWQISDF
- a CDS encoding MFS transporter — its product is MADFKFMGRALRHRNYRLFFGGQGVSLVGTWMQQVALSWLVYRLTDSALLLGLVSFATQFPTFLLTSLGGVLADRWHRLRLLIVIQSLAAIQASTLALLTLTGHIVIWHIFVLGICMGVITAFDVPTRQSLVSDMVEKQEDLGNAIALNSLMFNGARLVGPTIAGLLLSVVSEGVCFILNALSFMAVIAALAAMKMPHLTAKPRKEKILLGLKEGFEYGFGFKPIRYLLMNLALLSLAGMPYTVLMPVFARDVLAGGPHTLGFLVAMSGVGALISAVYLASRKSVIGLGKLVALAGFIFGSSLFLFSLSRYVSLSLLLSLCTGFGFMSVITSTNTILQTISPEDKRGRVMSLYTMAFMGMTPFGSLIIGALANNVGAPRAVTIGGIICILSSYLFFSRLPVFRSLIRPIYIEKGILSELQ